A genomic region of Terriglobales bacterium contains the following coding sequences:
- a CDS encoding PDZ domain-containing protein, translated as MGAMCALALSLASAEQQTPPPTPPAAAPAPKARASTRVVQVFGRGSYLGVDTRDVTSDQLAALKLKEERGVEVTMVDAESPAGKAGLKEHDVILSFNGQDVQSVEQLRRMIHEIPPGRKVTIGISRDGKPMSLTAQLADRGELGKKVWKEGSAIVIPPIPPIDVQIPEMSFSVQSSSPKIGVLLEPLTAQLGEYFGVPGGRGLLVFSVEKGSAAETAGLKAGDVIVKLNDSKVADLGDWRMAIRGQSGNVNIGLIRDKHEQSVTVKVPERKRGAIYFNGDEWNSEEIRASLQNLGPEIQRALEKARREFQDRSSGFNREWREKSEEWRKEFEEQRKEQEKLRKEQMKLQLEERKLERDARLQASKLERELRQEQQRQEREARRLRLSIL; from the coding sequence ATGGGCGCCATGTGCGCGCTGGCGCTGAGCCTGGCATCGGCAGAGCAGCAAACGCCGCCACCGACGCCGCCGGCAGCAGCACCGGCGCCGAAGGCCCGCGCGTCCACTCGCGTGGTCCAGGTGTTCGGCAGAGGCTCCTATCTGGGCGTTGACACGCGTGACGTGACCAGCGACCAACTGGCGGCGCTCAAGCTGAAGGAGGAGCGCGGCGTGGAAGTCACCATGGTTGACGCCGAATCGCCCGCCGGCAAGGCCGGGCTGAAAGAGCATGACGTCATCCTCAGCTTCAACGGGCAGGACGTGCAGAGCGTGGAGCAGCTGCGGCGCATGATCCACGAGATACCGCCGGGCCGCAAGGTCACCATCGGCATCAGCCGCGACGGCAAGCCCATGTCGCTCACCGCGCAGCTGGCCGACCGTGGCGAACTGGGCAAGAAGGTTTGGAAAGAGGGCAGCGCTATCGTCATCCCGCCTATTCCGCCCATCGACGTGCAGATTCCGGAGATGAGCTTCAGCGTGCAGTCGTCGTCGCCCAAGATCGGCGTGCTCCTCGAGCCGTTGACGGCGCAACTGGGTGAATACTTCGGCGTTCCCGGCGGCCGCGGCCTGCTGGTCTTCTCGGTGGAGAAGGGCAGCGCGGCCGAAACGGCGGGGCTGAAGGCCGGCGACGTCATCGTGAAGCTGAACGACAGCAAGGTAGCCGACCTGGGCGACTGGCGCATGGCCATTCGCGGGCAATCGGGCAACGTGAACATCGGGCTGATCCGCGACAAGCACGAGCAGTCGGTGACCGTCAAAGTCCCCGAGCGCAAGCGCGGGGCGATTTACTTCAACGGCGATGAGTGGAACTCCGAGGAGATTCGCGCCAGCCTGCAGAACCTGGGTCCTGAGATCCAGCGCGCCTTGGAAAAGGCGCGCCGCGAGTTCCAGGACCGCAGTTCCGGGTTCAATCGCGAATGGCGCGAGAAGAGCGAGGAATGGAGGAAGGAATTCGAAGAGCAGCGCAAAGAGCAGGAGAAGCTGCGCAAGGAGCAGATGAAGCTGCAACTGGAAGAGCGCAAGCTGGAACGCGACGCGCGGCTGCAGGCTTCGAAGCTTGAGCGCGAACTGCGCCAGGAACAGCAGCGCCAGGAGCGCGAAGCGCGGCGGCTGCGCCTGAGCATCCTCTGA
- the pth gene encoding aminoacyl-tRNA hydrolase gives MKLIVGLGNPGIEYQFTPHNIGFLAVDRIAERHGAEVNNRRCKALTARVRIGPEEVVLAKPETFMNLSGMSVRALVEELELEPERDLLVVYDELDLPMGRIRIRERGSSAGHKGMESIIGAMGTQELLRLRLGIAPEHDVKDGSRYVLSQFRKSQYAAVDEQLDRAADAVETIINEGRAAAMNRFNRKDEKEE, from the coding sequence TTGAAGCTAATTGTCGGGCTGGGCAATCCGGGCATCGAGTACCAGTTCACGCCGCACAACATCGGCTTTCTGGCGGTGGACAGGATTGCCGAGCGGCACGGCGCCGAAGTCAATAACCGGCGGTGCAAGGCGCTGACGGCGCGGGTGAGGATCGGGCCGGAGGAAGTTGTCCTGGCCAAGCCCGAGACGTTCATGAACCTGAGCGGCATGTCGGTGCGGGCGCTGGTCGAGGAACTGGAACTGGAGCCCGAGCGCGACCTGCTGGTGGTGTACGACGAGCTCGACCTGCCCATGGGCCGCATTCGCATCCGCGAGCGCGGCAGTTCGGCGGGGCACAAGGGCATGGAGTCGATCATTGGGGCGATGGGCACGCAGGAGCTGCTGCGCCTGCGCCTGGGGATCGCGCCCGAGCACGATGTGAAAGACGGCTCGCGCTACGTGCTGAGCCAGTTCAGGAAGTCGCAGTACGCGGCGGTCGATGAGCAACTGGATCGCGCCGCCGACGCGGTGGAAACGATCATCAACGAGGGCCGCGCGGCCGCGATGAATCGCTTCAACCGCAAGGACGAGAAGGAAGAGTAA
- the rplI gene encoding 50S ribosomal protein L9 has translation MEVILKEDVAKLGSRGDVVKVAEGYGRNYLLPRKLAIEATPGNKAVIEQMKASAVRRSAKEKSGAEQLAKQFEGVKLTFARRAGAEEHLFGSVTSADIAAELEHRGFKTVDRRKIHLSEPLKSLGEFTVPVKLHRDVTATVQVEIVKEAEGE, from the coding sequence ATGGAAGTCATCCTGAAAGAAGATGTAGCCAAGCTGGGCTCGCGTGGCGACGTGGTCAAGGTCGCCGAGGGCTACGGCCGCAACTACCTGCTGCCGCGCAAGCTGGCGATTGAGGCCACGCCCGGCAACAAGGCCGTGATCGAGCAGATGAAGGCGTCGGCCGTTCGCCGCTCGGCGAAAGAGAAATCCGGAGCCGAGCAGTTGGCCAAGCAGTTCGAGGGCGTGAAGCTCACGTTCGCGCGCCGCGCCGGCGCCGAAGAGCACCTGTTCGGCTCGGTCACGTCGGCCGACATCGCCGCTGAACTCGAGCACCGCGGCTTCAAGACCGTTGATCGCCGCAAGATCCATCTCTCCGAACCGCTGAAGTCGCTGGGCGAGTTCACCGTGCCGGTCAAGCTGCATCGCGACGTTACCGCGACCGTGCAGGTGGAGATTGTGAAGGAAGCGGAAGGCGAGTAG
- the rpsF gene encoding 30S ribosomal protein S6, translated as MQRSYEVMFIVRPDQTEEDVDRLISNLEGHVTGAGGAVTHVERMGKRRLAYLVRKFIDGIYVLLTVEGPGPVIHELERRLRVTEQVLKFLTVRIDEEQKRLAKIKAIRASRPKRSAEAAAAPPASEGGEQAPATA; from the coding sequence ATGCAACGCAGCTATGAAGTGATGTTTATTGTCAGGCCCGACCAGACCGAAGAAGACGTGGACCGGCTGATTTCGAACCTGGAAGGCCACGTGACCGGCGCCGGCGGGGCGGTGACGCACGTGGAGCGCATGGGCAAGCGCCGCCTGGCATACCTGGTGCGCAAGTTCATCGACGGAATTTACGTCCTGCTGACGGTCGAAGGCCCGGGCCCGGTGATCCACGAACTGGAGCGCCGCCTGCGCGTGACCGAGCAGGTGCTGAAGTTCCTCACCGTCCGCATTGACGAGGAGCAGAAGCGGCTGGCCAAGATCAAGGCGATTCGCGCCTCGCGTCCGAAGCGCTCGGCCGAAGCGGCGGCGGCGCCGCCGGCCAGCGAGGGCGGCGAGCAGGCGCCGGCGACGGCGTAA
- a CDS encoding ribose-phosphate pyrophosphokinase, whose protein sequence is MSVIQDKTKTFPEAPSSHEVREGEAPLARQTMATTATVTEKVPEKKQHSTQPRPERPPKRARHDDKFKIFCGSANRQLCQEICDDLGLPLGQAQVTRFSDGEVYVQVQENVRGADVFILQPTCFPVDEHIIELLLMIDALKRASARRITPVIPYFGYARQDRKDRPRAPISAKLIADLITTAGAHRVLTVDLHAPQIQGFFNIPVDHLFASPVLVGHVQKMQLPDLTIVSPDAGGVERARFFAKKMDAALAIVDKRRVDMDVTEVMHVIGDVAGRTCVVLDDIIDTAGTLVKTGDALLKAGAREVYACATHAVLSGKAIEKISGSQLKQVIVTNTVPLAEHAKPLAVPQPGENEPKIKVLSIAGLIARAIQSIHEETSVSTLFV, encoded by the coding sequence TTGAGCGTCATTCAGGACAAAACGAAAACTTTTCCCGAGGCGCCGTCGTCGCACGAGGTGCGCGAAGGCGAAGCTCCTCTCGCGAGGCAGACCATGGCCACGACAGCGACGGTGACGGAGAAAGTTCCTGAAAAGAAGCAGCATTCCACGCAGCCGCGTCCTGAGCGTCCGCCCAAGCGGGCGCGCCACGATGACAAATTCAAGATCTTCTGCGGTTCGGCGAACCGGCAACTGTGCCAGGAGATCTGCGACGACCTTGGACTGCCCTTGGGCCAGGCGCAGGTCACGCGCTTCTCCGACGGCGAAGTTTACGTGCAGGTGCAGGAGAACGTGCGCGGCGCCGACGTCTTCATCCTGCAGCCCACCTGCTTCCCCGTCGACGAGCACATCATCGAGCTGCTGCTCATGATCGACGCGCTCAAGCGCGCCTCGGCGCGGCGCATCACGCCGGTGATTCCGTACTTTGGTTACGCGCGCCAGGACCGCAAAGACCGTCCGCGGGCGCCCATCAGCGCCAAGCTCATCGCCGACCTGATCACCACGGCGGGCGCGCATCGCGTGCTCACGGTTGACCTGCACGCGCCGCAGATTCAGGGCTTCTTCAACATCCCGGTGGACCACCTGTTCGCGTCGCCCGTGCTCGTGGGCCACGTGCAGAAAATGCAGCTGCCCGACCTGACCATCGTTTCGCCCGATGCCGGCGGCGTGGAGCGCGCGCGCTTCTTTGCGAAAAAGATGGACGCGGCCCTCGCCATTGTCGACAAGCGCCGCGTCGACATGGACGTCACCGAAGTGATGCACGTCATCGGCGACGTGGCCGGGCGCACCTGCGTGGTGCTCGACGACATCATCGACACCGCCGGAACGCTGGTGAAGACCGGCGACGCGCTGCTCAAAGCGGGCGCGCGCGAGGTCTACGCCTGCGCGACGCACGCCGTGCTCTCGGGCAAGGCAATCGAGAAAATCAGCGGCTCGCAGCTGAAGCAGGTGATTGTCACCAACACGGTGCCGCTGGCCGAGCACGCCAAGCCGCTCGCCGTGCCGCAGCCCGGCGAGAACGAGCCCAAGATCAAGGTGCTGTCCATCGCGGGGCTGATCGCGCGCGCAATCCAGTCCATTCACGAGGAGACGTCGGTCAGCACACTGTTCGTTTAG
- the rpsR gene encoding 30S ribosomal protein S18 gives MAEETVATAAATPSAPAERPRTGGGPGGDRGPRPARGGPGGRDAGRKYFRRKKVCKFCVEKIDAINYKDVRLLGQFVSQESGKIVPRRLTGVCTPHQRRLTTAIKQARNIALLPFAARR, from the coding sequence ATGGCAGAGGAAACAGTGGCAACGGCAGCAGCAACACCCAGCGCACCGGCGGAGCGTCCGCGCACGGGCGGAGGCCCGGGCGGAGACCGCGGGCCGCGCCCCGCGCGCGGCGGCCCCGGCGGCCGCGATGCCGGCCGGAAGTATTTCCGCCGCAAGAAAGTGTGCAAGTTCTGCGTCGAAAAAATCGACGCCATCAACTACAAGGACGTGCGCCTGCTCGGACAGTTCGTCTCGCAGGAGAGCGGCAAAATCGTGCCGCGGCGCCTGACCGGCGTCTGCACGCCGCACCAGCGCCGCCTCACCACGGCCATCAAGCAGGCCCGCAACATCGCCCTGCTGCCGTTCGCGGCACGGAGATAA
- a CDS encoding thioredoxin domain-containing protein — protein MKRLSSLALLPGIVILLAAGVSAADKSSLKPPPGSSVAIIVFEDLQCPDCARAAPLLAEAARVYKIPLVRHDFPLNQHPWAFDAAVLARFFDTQSKKLGDEFRETVFKNQPQITKENLRSFAEKFGAEHNVQMPFAIDPRGELAAKVQADRALGNRVGLEHTPTIYVVSNRKTGEPFVEVVDRSQLFQLIDQMKKEAQPAASASKPAVKKKS, from the coding sequence ATGAAACGTCTCAGCTCCCTCGCCCTGCTACCCGGAATCGTGATTCTGCTCGCGGCGGGCGTCTCGGCAGCCGACAAGTCGTCGCTGAAGCCGCCGCCGGGCTCGAGCGTCGCGATCATCGTGTTTGAAGACCTGCAGTGTCCCGACTGCGCGCGTGCGGCGCCGCTGCTGGCCGAGGCGGCGCGGGTTTACAAGATTCCGCTCGTCCGCCACGACTTCCCCCTGAACCAGCATCCGTGGGCGTTCGACGCGGCGGTGCTGGCGCGCTTCTTCGACACGCAGTCGAAGAAACTGGGCGACGAGTTCCGCGAGACGGTGTTCAAGAACCAGCCGCAGATCACCAAGGAGAACCTGCGCTCGTTCGCGGAGAAATTTGGCGCCGAGCACAACGTGCAGATGCCGTTCGCCATTGATCCGCGGGGCGAGCTGGCGGCCAAGGTGCAGGCCGACCGCGCGCTGGGCAACCGGGTGGGCCTGGAGCACACGCCGACCATCTACGTGGTGAGCAATCGCAAGACGGGCGAGCCGTTCGTGGAAGTGGTGGACCGCTCGCAGTTGTTCCAGCTCATTGACCAGATGAAGAAGGAAGCGCAGCCGGCCGCCAGCGCATCGAAGCCGGCGGTGAAGAAGAAGTCGTAG
- a CDS encoding HEAT repeat domain-containing protein, translating into MNCEYAKANAALLVYDELADDAKFELEHHLQGCAGCAGEVESLRRLRTAMSAIVLPEPSPNLLAASRMRLQEALETAEQNAGWRRFTFDLGRWFSQIKLAPALSMALLIMGFAAGVGTTYQIAQNRGGGNGPVQPGGGNGRPTDNASVAAISAINPVPNTNKVEIKYDTLVHQETQGSLDDPRIQQLLLFAAHNNVNSGVRLDSQDLLAQKAGDERVRESLMYSLRYDSNPGVRLKALEALQNYVKDDARVRDAVLEALMNDSSPGVRTLAIHALEPARADGSVRRVMADLARNDHNQYIRRKAQEVLNTTGDIE; encoded by the coding sequence ATGAACTGCGAATACGCAAAGGCAAACGCGGCGCTGCTGGTTTACGACGAGCTGGCCGACGACGCCAAGTTCGAACTCGAGCATCACCTGCAGGGTTGCGCGGGCTGCGCCGGGGAAGTCGAGTCGCTGCGGCGGCTGCGCACGGCCATGTCGGCCATCGTGCTGCCCGAGCCCTCGCCCAACCTGCTGGCGGCCTCGCGCATGCGCCTGCAGGAAGCGCTGGAGACGGCCGAGCAGAACGCCGGCTGGCGGCGCTTCACCTTCGACCTGGGTAGGTGGTTCAGCCAGATCAAGCTGGCGCCGGCGCTTTCCATGGCGCTGCTGATCATGGGCTTCGCGGCGGGCGTGGGCACCACTTATCAGATCGCGCAGAACCGCGGCGGCGGCAATGGCCCGGTTCAGCCCGGCGGCGGCAACGGCCGGCCGACCGACAACGCATCCGTCGCCGCCATCAGCGCCATCAATCCGGTCCCGAACACGAACAAAGTCGAGATCAAGTACGACACGCTGGTCCACCAGGAAACGCAGGGCTCGCTTGACGATCCGCGCATCCAGCAGCTGCTGCTGTTTGCCGCGCACAACAACGTGAACTCGGGCGTGCGCCTGGATTCGCAAGACCTGCTGGCGCAGAAGGCCGGCGACGAGCGCGTGCGCGAGTCGCTGATGTACTCGCTCCGTTACGACTCCAATCCCGGCGTGCGGTTGAAGGCGCTGGAGGCGTTGCAGAACTACGTTAAGGACGACGCCCGGGTGCGCGACGCGGTGCTGGAGGCGCTGATGAACGACTCATCGCCGGGCGTGCGCACGCTGGCCATCCATGCGCTGGAGCCGGCGCGGGCTGACGGCAGCGTTCGCCGCGTGATGGCGGACCTGGCCAGGAATGACCACAACCAGTACATCCGGCGCAAAGCGCAGGAAGTGCTGAACACCACGGGAGACATTGAGTAA
- a CDS encoding 50S ribosomal protein L25, translating to MATAEATTVEAKVRDSRGKNEARRTRRSGSVPGVLYGARKEAVAISVDPKQISRILRSESGHNTIFDLSVGGERTKAMIVDMQFEPVRGAVLHLDLKRIAMDEKIRVRIPIHLTGEAEGVKTQGGILDQVLREVEIECLPADIPPHISVDVTDLVFGKVLRVADLPHGGKLHFITDENQTVAHITTVKEEEVAAPAAEGVVGAEAAAPAEPEVIKKGKQETAEEGEAAAEAAPAAKAEKKEKK from the coding sequence ATGGCTACAGCAGAAGCGACAACGGTGGAAGCGAAGGTCCGCGATTCGCGCGGCAAGAATGAAGCGCGGCGCACGCGCCGCTCCGGCTCGGTGCCGGGCGTGCTCTACGGCGCGCGCAAGGAGGCGGTCGCGATCAGCGTTGACCCCAAGCAGATTTCGCGCATCCTGCGCTCGGAGAGCGGACACAACACGATTTTTGATCTCTCCGTGGGCGGCGAGCGCACCAAGGCGATGATCGTGGACATGCAGTTCGAGCCGGTGCGCGGCGCCGTGCTGCATCTGGACCTGAAGCGCATCGCCATGGACGAGAAGATCCGTGTCCGCATCCCCATCCACCTGACCGGCGAAGCCGAAGGCGTGAAGACGCAGGGCGGCATTCTCGATCAGGTGCTGCGCGAGGTGGAAATCGAGTGCCTGCCGGCCGATATCCCGCCGCACATCAGCGTGGACGTGACCGATCTCGTCTTCGGCAAGGTGCTGCGCGTGGCCGACCTGCCGCACGGCGGCAAGCTCCATTTCATCACCGACGAGAACCAGACGGTGGCGCACATCACCACCGTGAAGGAAGAGGAAGTGGCGGCCCCGGCGGCCGAAGGCGTGGTGGGCGCGGAAGCCGCCGCGCCGGCCGAGCCCGAGGTCATCAAGAAGGGCAAGCAGGAGACGGCCGAGGAAGGCGAAGCTGCCGCCGAAGCCGCGCCTGCGGCGAAGGCCGAGAAGAAGGAGAAGAAGTAA
- the cofC gene encoding 2-phospho-L-lactate guanylyltransferase, which yields MILIPVKNQQNAKQRLAEVLTQEQRQALAEAMLADVLQAVAGLSARPEVALVTSDPFAVGLAHALDFRVIADEDNRGETAAIEMATHVAVEHGAEWTLVIPADAPLVTAGELESILYAAPEAGAVLAPDHRGRGSNAVLRRPAALFPLRFGDDSFAPHVQAASATGRSVVLLQLPGIALDVDRPDELAMLANAPGETRSQLLARAWGVAQAAAPVS from the coding sequence ATGATCCTCATTCCCGTCAAGAACCAGCAGAACGCCAAGCAGCGGCTGGCCGAGGTGCTCACGCAGGAGCAGCGGCAGGCGCTAGCGGAGGCCATGCTGGCTGACGTGCTGCAGGCGGTGGCGGGGCTTAGCGCGCGTCCGGAGGTTGCGCTGGTCACCAGCGATCCGTTTGCCGTGGGCCTGGCGCACGCGCTGGACTTTCGCGTGATCGCCGACGAGGACAACCGCGGCGAGACGGCCGCGATCGAGATGGCGACGCACGTGGCCGTGGAGCACGGGGCCGAGTGGACGCTGGTGATTCCCGCCGATGCGCCGCTGGTGACCGCCGGCGAGCTGGAATCCATCCTGTACGCCGCGCCCGAGGCGGGCGCGGTGCTGGCGCCCGATCATCGGGGACGCGGCAGCAACGCCGTGCTGCGGCGTCCGGCGGCGCTGTTTCCGCTGCGCTTCGGCGACGACAGCTTCGCGCCGCACGTGCAGGCGGCCTCCGCCACCGGGCGGTCGGTGGTGCTGCTGCAACTGCCGGGCATCGCGCTCGATGTTGATCGTCCCGACGAGCTCGCCATGCTGGCCAACGCACCGGGCGAGACGCGCTCCCAGCTCCTGGCGCGCGCGTGGGGCGTGGCCCAGGCCGCGGCGCCGGTTTCCTAA
- a CDS encoding M13 family metallopeptidase → MRAVKLLLPALLVVFACTLMLQASGRQKAAGAKAAQATPDAPTQAPGFDEAAMDKTADPCTDFYQYACGGWLKQHPIPDDRSRWSRFDELQQRNFDILHDILEKASADRPGRTPLQAKIGDYYASCMDEAAINQKGLAPLKPVLDRIEGMKSKSDLADTVALLHSNGIRAFFRYSSTPDFKNASQMIAEVDQGGLGLPERDYYFKTDPKSVEIRDKYVQHVAAMLKLAGESDAQAAADAKSVMDIETALAKASMKRVDRREPTNIYHKMSNQELEQLAPGFAWNRYLTGVASPPISSLNVAVPDFVKGVEAVVASTDLEAIKAYLRWHVLDDSAAWMPTAFVDEDFNFSEKTLNGTPQQLPRWKRCVQRTDRAMGELLGQPYVEQTFGKAGKERTLRMVQAIEAAMRDDIQSLPWMSEATKKAALAKLQAVANKIGYPDKWRDYSTLTIVRGDGMGNRQRASAFAFRRDLNKIGKALDKTEWGMSPPTVNAYYNPLENNINFPAGILQPPFFYNNDDDALNLGAAGTVVGHELSHGFDDQGRKFDADGNLRDWWTESDGKEFEKRAACIVDEYGSFSPVEGVNLNGKLTLGENTADNGGLRLAYMAMQKLYAGKKKDTRYGFTPEQRFFLGFGQEWCEAVRPERARVLAQIDPHSPGRFRATGVLRNMPEFGAAFNCKKGTPMQPEKQCRVW, encoded by the coding sequence ATGCGCGCAGTGAAATTGCTGCTCCCGGCCCTGCTGGTGGTGTTTGCTTGTACGCTGATGTTGCAGGCCTCGGGCCGGCAGAAGGCCGCCGGCGCCAAGGCCGCGCAAGCCACGCCGGATGCGCCGACCCAGGCGCCCGGCTTCGACGAAGCGGCGATGGACAAGACGGCCGACCCGTGCACCGACTTCTATCAGTACGCCTGCGGCGGATGGCTGAAGCAGCATCCCATTCCCGACGACCGCTCACGCTGGTCGCGGTTCGACGAGCTGCAGCAGCGCAACTTCGACATCCTGCACGACATCCTGGAGAAGGCCTCGGCCGACAGGCCGGGCCGCACCCCGCTCCAGGCCAAGATCGGCGACTACTACGCCTCCTGCATGGACGAGGCCGCCATCAACCAGAAGGGCCTGGCGCCGCTCAAGCCCGTTCTGGATCGCATTGAGGGGATGAAGTCGAAGTCCGACCTGGCGGACACGGTGGCGTTGCTGCACAGCAACGGCATCCGCGCCTTCTTCCGTTACTCCTCCACGCCCGACTTCAAGAACGCCAGCCAAATGATCGCGGAAGTGGACCAGGGCGGCCTCGGCCTTCCCGAGCGCGACTACTACTTCAAGACCGATCCCAAGTCGGTGGAAATACGCGACAAGTACGTGCAGCACGTGGCGGCCATGCTCAAGCTGGCGGGCGAAAGCGACGCGCAGGCCGCGGCCGACGCCAAGTCCGTGATGGACATCGAAACCGCGCTCGCCAAGGCTTCGATGAAGCGAGTGGACCGCCGCGAACCCACCAACATTTACCACAAGATGTCGAACCAGGAGCTGGAGCAGCTCGCGCCCGGCTTCGCCTGGAACCGCTATCTGACCGGCGTCGCCTCGCCGCCGATTTCCAGCCTGAACGTTGCCGTGCCCGACTTCGTCAAGGGGGTGGAAGCGGTGGTCGCTTCGACCGACCTCGAGGCCATCAAGGCTTACCTGCGCTGGCATGTCCTGGACGACTCCGCCGCGTGGATGCCCACGGCCTTCGTGGACGAGGACTTCAACTTCAGCGAGAAGACGCTGAACGGCACGCCGCAGCAGCTGCCGCGCTGGAAGCGCTGCGTGCAGCGCACCGACCGCGCCATGGGCGAACTGCTGGGACAGCCCTACGTTGAGCAGACGTTCGGCAAGGCGGGCAAGGAGCGCACCCTGCGCATGGTGCAGGCCATCGAGGCGGCGATGCGCGACGACATCCAGTCGCTGCCCTGGATGAGCGAAGCAACGAAGAAAGCGGCACTGGCGAAGCTGCAGGCGGTGGCCAACAAGATCGGCTATCCCGACAAGTGGCGCGACTACAGCACGCTGACGATCGTGCGCGGCGACGGCATGGGCAACCGCCAGCGCGCCTCGGCCTTCGCCTTCCGGCGCGACCTGAACAAGATCGGCAAGGCGCTCGACAAGACCGAGTGGGGCATGTCGCCGCCGACCGTCAACGCTTACTACAATCCGCTGGAGAACAACATCAACTTCCCGGCCGGCATCCTTCAGCCGCCGTTCTTCTACAACAACGATGACGACGCGCTGAACCTGGGCGCCGCCGGCACCGTGGTGGGCCACGAGCTGAGCCACGGCTTCGACGACCAGGGCCGCAAGTTCGACGCCGACGGCAACCTGCGCGACTGGTGGACCGAGTCTGACGGCAAGGAATTCGAAAAGCGCGCCGCCTGCATCGTGGATGAGTACGGCTCGTTCAGCCCGGTCGAGGGCGTGAACCTGAACGGCAAGCTGACGCTGGGCGAAAACACCGCCGACAACGGCGGCCTCCGCCTGGCCTACATGGCCATGCAGAAGCTCTATGCCGGCAAGAAAAAGGACACGCGCTACGGCTTCACGCCCGAGCAGCGCTTCTTCCTCGGCTTCGGCCAGGAGTGGTGCGAGGCGGTGCGTCCGGAGCGCGCGCGCGTGCTGGCGCAGATCGATCCGCACTCGCCGGGACGCTTCCGCGCCACCGGCGTGCTGCGCAACATGCCCGAGTTCGGCGCGGCCTTCAACTGCAAGAAGGGCACGCCCATGCAGCCCGAGAAGCAGTGCCGGGTGTGGTAA
- a CDS encoding sigma-70 family RNA polymerase sigma factor, translating to MGAISIAGSSAWVRGKMAGQGITRLDDASLIREAQRGNRAAFEELVRHYDQAVLRLAMHLTGSEHEAQDVYQDAFLKAYRNIGSFRFECSFYTWIYRIVTNLCLDHLRKKNVRKEDSPTVVDQDGETYDLLDQVADGRPGANPERDLMRRELGAMIGRALEKLTPRERMVFELKHYQGLKLRTIGEILNTTEETAKNTLFRATQKLRGALATAR from the coding sequence ATGGGAGCGATCAGCATTGCCGGATCGAGCGCGTGGGTTCGGGGGAAGATGGCCGGCCAGGGCATAACCCGCCTGGATGATGCCAGCCTCATCCGCGAAGCGCAGCGCGGCAACCGCGCCGCTTTCGAGGAGCTGGTGCGCCACTACGACCAGGCCGTGCTCCGCCTGGCCATGCACCTCACCGGCTCCGAGCACGAAGCGCAGGACGTTTACCAGGACGCGTTCCTCAAGGCCTATCGCAACATCGGCAGCTTCCGCTTCGAGTGCTCCTTCTACACGTGGATTTACCGCATCGTTACCAACCTCTGCCTCGATCACCTGCGCAAGAAAAACGTCCGCAAGGAAGATTCACCGACCGTCGTGGACCAGGACGGCGAAACGTACGACCTGCTCGACCAGGTGGCCGACGGGCGTCCGGGCGCGAATCCGGAGCGCGACCTGATGCGGCGCGAACTCGGCGCCATGATCGGACGCGCGCTGGAAAAACTGACGCCGCGCGAGCGCATGGTCTTCGAGCTGAAGCACTACCAGGGACTGAAGCTGCGGACGATTGGCGAGATCTTGAACACCACGGAAGAAACGGCCAAGAACACGCTGTTCCGCGCCACGCAGAAGCTGCGCGGCGCGCTGGCCACGGCAAGGTAA